The genomic region ACAAACTTTAATAAAAAGAAAGACCAACTTTAATAAACTAATGGATGAATGTATTTCTGATATCGAGCCTTTAGCCATCGAAAAAAATCACGAAATAACATTTATTCCCCATTATGATAAAATTGAAATTATAGTTGATAAACAAGAAATCAAAAGAGTAATAATCAATTTATTAAGTAATGCTATAACTTATACTCCAGAAAATGGTAAAATTGAGATTATTACTGAATCCATAGACAAAGATTTAATAATAAGCGTAAAAGATAATGGTATAGGAATTCCTGAATCATCTCTTAAAGACTTATTTCAGAGATATTCGAAGGGATCAAAAACTTTAAAGAAGATTGGTACAGGACTAGGATTGTACCTTTCAAAACATATAATTGAAGCTCATAATGGTAAAATATGGGTGAATAGTATACAAGATCAGGGTAGCACTTTTTATTTCAGCATTCCCCTTTTAAATGAGCAAGGATCAAATATTAATGAGTAAAGAAATTAAATTAATTATTGTTGAAGATCATGCCTTAACCAGAATAGGTCTTAAAACAGCTTTAGAAGAAAGCCATAGAATACAAGTTATTGCTGAAGCTGAATACGGGGAAGTTGGAGTTAAATTAGCACAAGATTTTGAACCCGATATTGTAATTATGGATCTGGGCTTGCCCAATATGAATGGAATTGATGCAACACGAGCTATTAAAGACTATAATAGTGATATAAAAATCTTAATATTAACTTCTCATGATAGCGAAAACGAAGTTATGGAAGCACTAAAAGCAAATGCTGACGCTTACTGCATGAAAGATGTTAATCCTGCAAGGTTAATATCAATAATTGAAGGAATAGTTGAAGGTGGAGTATGGCTTGATCCTGCTATTGCTAAAACAGTCCTTAATAAAATAACTTCATATGATAAAATGCCTAATCAGGACAAATTTCAAGAAAAAAAATCGGATTCTTCTCCACTAACAGAACGAGAAATAGAGATATTACAATTATTGGCTGATGGATTAAACAATATTGATATTGCCGGCCAATTATCTGTTAGTCAGCATACGGTAAAGGCTCATATCTGCAATATTCTGCAAAAATTGTCTGTTGATGACAGAACTCAGGCTGTTGTAAGAGCTATGAGGCAAGGCTGGATAAAGTAATACATAGCAAATATACTTTTAACATTTGAATTGCTAATTAATTTTAGCCAAAATTCTCAAAAAGCAACCCCCTGTCATTGCGAAGATTCCGAAGGAATCTGTGGCAATCTATCCATTTTACATTTAAAAGCTAGTATTCATAATTGGCAAGATCCTCACGTCGCTTCGCTCCTCAGGATGACAGTGTATATTAAGGACAGCGAAAAAAATACTTATGGATTTTGATGAAAAATCCAATAAATATTTTTGTAGCCTGCTTCCTGCGCGAAGCGGGAGCTGTGCAAGCTCATTCCTGTAACCAGCAAATAAACGAGCAATAAAAAATGCGTAAGTATTTTTTATTGCGTCCTTATTGGAAGGATTGATGACTTGGAAAAGTGACTGTGTCACTCAGGATGACAGCTCGGGAATTACACATATTATTTGTCGAGCTATACAATAACAAATAGACTTTTAACTAGCTATATACTTTTCCCATTTATTAAAAAGTTCTTTTGACTGCTTTGTTAGCTCAAATCTAATGTAATTTTTGGGTCGCCCAGGGTTTTTTCGTAACCTCAATCCGGATTCTTCAAGAGTTTTATCTGCTTTTAAAGAATTACACCTTGCACAAGCAGCTACTACATTTTCCCAAGTACTTTTACCACCTTTTGATTTTGGAATTATATGATCTATAGTCAAAGATGAGGAGACTTTTCCACAATATTGACAAGTATAATTATCCCTATGCATAATGTTTTTCCTGTTAAAAGGTAGTTCCTTATAAGGAACTACCACATAATAACGAAGCCTAATAACTGAAGGAACGTAAATATTTTCACTAATCAAGGACTCATAAGCCTCAACTTTTTCTGCTTTACCCTTCAACAACAGGACCAAAGCCCGCCGCCAACTACAGAGATTTAGCGGTTCGTATGAGGCATTCAGCAATAAAACCTTATTCACCTTTATATCCTCTCTACTTTGGTACGTTAATTATAATGTAAAATATTGTATATAACTAGCTCCGTCTTATTAACTCCTGTTATCCTATAATACTACTTACTCTCAACTAACTACTACAATTGTATTATTCCCCATATTTTATATTTTTAACCTTTTTGAGTATAATATTGTAACAAGTATTAAGCACCGTATTTACCTTTTGGTGTTTTTATATTTTGCTTATATTATACTTTTTTGGCTTATTAAAGTCTATTTCTATGCTAAATTTGAGTATTAATTTCTTTGTGTTATTATCTACATGAATTTCAAGTACATTTGTTAGCTAAATTATCAAGTAAAATAAAAAGGAGAAAAACCAAACTATGTCCGTAGCTTCAATGATAGAACTTTTAGAGGCTGGTGTGCACTTCGGTCACCAAACCCGTCGCTGGAATCCAAAAATGAAAAAATATATTTATGGAGAAAGAAATGGTATTTATATTATCGATCTCCAACAAACCAGCCAATTGTTAGATGAAGCATATGCCCTCGTTAGAGATTATGCAGCTAAAGGCAAAAACATCGTATTTGTTGGTACAAAAAAACAAGCAAGCGAGATCGTGGAAGAAGAAGCCAAAAGAGCTGATGCATATTATATTAATAGACGTTGGTTAGGTGGAACTTTAACAAACTTTGAAACAATTAGATCTAGAATTAATAAACTTAGAGAATTAGAAGAATTCAAAGAAAGTGGACACTTCGAACGCTTACCTAAAAAAGAAGTATCTGCTATGACAAGACAACTTACTAAACTCAGTAAGTCTCTTGGTGGCATCAAAACTATGAGAGGAATGCCTGATCTAATCTTCATAGTTGATCAGAAAAAAGAACTTATAGCTATTCAAGAAGCTAATAAAATTGGTATTCCAATTGTTGGAATCGTAGATACCAATTGCGATCCAGATGCAATTAGCTATGTAATTCCTGGAAATGACGATGCTATCAGATCTATTAAATTAATCACCGGCAAAATGGCTGATGCAATTATAGAAGGTCATCAAATAAGAGAAAATGCAGGAAGAGAAGCTGTTCCTGAAAAAACAGAAGAAATCAAACCTGAACATGCAGGTGTTTCTGCTGAAGAGCTTAAAGATCATGCTGAAGAAATTCGTGAGCAATCAGAACAAACTCCAGCAGAAGTTCAAGAAGAAGGCAATCAAGAAGTATAGTTGATGACTAGAGGCAGTACGCAGTACTTGGAGGATAAATAATGTCAGTTAGCGCAGAACAAGTAAAAGAATTAAGAGATAAAACTGGTGCCGGTTTTATGGATGCTAAAAAAGCACTAGTAGAAAATAACGGCAATATGGAAAAAGCTGCAGAATATCTTAGACAAAAAGGTATAGCTTCTGCAGAAAAGAAAATGAGCCGTATTGCAGCTGAAGGGCTTATTGGCTCTTACGTTCATAATGGTAAAATTGGTGTTTTAGTTGAAGTTAACTGCGAAACAGATTTCGTTGCTAAAAATGATGAATTTCAGCAATTGGTTAAAGATATTTGTCTGCAAATTGCCAGCTCATCTCCTGAATATGTTTCAAGAGATGAAATTCCTCAACATACCATCGAGGAAGAAAAAAGAATTGAATCAGGTAAAGCTGATCTTATCGGCAAGCCAGCTGAAATCATAGAAAAAATCGTTAACGGCAGAGTTGACAAATTAATGGCTGAAAGAGTTCTTCTCGAACAAACTTTCGTTAAAGATCCAAGCATGACCATAGAAGAGCTAATTAAATCCAAAATTGCTAAAATTGGCGAAAAAATCTCTATTAGAAGATTTACCAGATACGTTCTTGGAGAAGGTCTTGAAAAAAGAAAAGAAGACTTCGCGCAAGAAGTTATGGGACAAATGAAAAACGCTTAAGTCGTAATATTATAAAAAAGAGAGAGAAGTAATCTTCTCTCTCTTTTTTATTAAATGTAAGCTGATGGTAAACCCTACAATTGACTGTTAATATTCTATACAATTACAATTGTATATTAGAACAAGTAATGAGTCATCACGGGCAAATAAATATTGATTTTTAATATTATATGCTTAAAGATTGCTTCACAAGATCGATTTTAGAAAATATCCTTGCTGCAAGGTTCGCAATGACTCTCAATTATTTCAGTCACAACTTGACCATCACCAAAATTTTCTCATTTTGTAGTTACTCCAGATAAAACGATAAAGAGGTAAATATGCAAGAGCATCTAATAATTATTGGAGGTGTTGCAGCGGGACCTAAAGCTGCTGCAAAAGCCAGAAAAGAAAACCCGGATCTTAAAATCACCATATATACTGATGGATATCATATTTCTTATTCTTCCTGTTCTTTACCATACTATATTGAAGGACTTATTAATAATCCAGGAGAGTTATTAGTTAGATCTCCTGAAACATTCAAAACGAAATATAATGTTAATGTCCGTATCAGACATAGAGTTGTTAGAATCTCTCCTGAATCAAAAAAAGTTGAAATTGAAAATCTTGAAACAGGCGAGAAATTTGAGGATGAATATACAAAGCTGCTTATTGCAACAGGAGCACGTGCTTTTATCCCTGATATAGAAGGGATTCATCTTAACAATGTTTTCACTTTAAGGTCTTATATTGATGCTTTAAAAATAAAAGAGCAAATGTCTAAAGCTAAAAAAGCTGTCATTGTTGGTGCTGGATATATCGGGCTTGAAATGGTTGAAGCACTCTATAATTCAGGTTTGGATGTTACCATAGTAGAACTGGCCTGCCAAATTTTACCTATTCTTGATTCTGATACAGCAACTCAAATTCAAAAATATTTGTTTGAAGAAAAAAATATAAAAATGGTTACCTGTAATAAGTTAAAACGTTTAATTGGAGATGAAAACGATAATATTAAACAGGTTGAAACAGATCAAGGAGAGGTTATTGATGCAGACATAGTCATACTATCTATAGGAGTAAGACCAAATATCGATCTAGCTGCTTCAGCAGGGATTGAAATTGGAGAAACAGGCGCCATAAAAGTAAACGATAGAATGCAAACGAGTATTCCTGATATTTATGCAGCAGGCGACTGTGCGGAGCAAACACACCTAATAACAGGAAAACCTGTATGGGTTCCACTAGGATCTACTGCAAATAAACAAGGTAGGGTTGCAGCAATAAATATAACCGGAGGAGAAGCAGGATTTAAAGGAGTTCTAGCCTCTCACGTTTCTAAAATATTTGATTACACCAATGCAGGAAGCGGTTTATCTGAAAAAGAAGCTAAAAAGCATGGTTATGATTATGAAACAGTAATTATAACCCACAGAGATAAGTCCGGACACTATCCAGGAGTTGAAAATATTACAATAAAATTAATAGCAGATAAATCAACAAGAAAATTACTTGGTGGTCAAGTAATAGGTAAAGGAGATGCAGATAAAAGAGCTAATATCATAGCTACTGCCCTAACAGCCGGCATGACTATCGACGATATTTCCGATATTGATATAACCTATTCTCCCCCGTATTCTCCTGTTATAGATCCTGTTATTGTAGCCGCTGAAGCCTTACAGGATAAATTAAAGTAACAAATAATCCTAATACAAATAAATAGAGCTTTTTATGAGGAGACCTATATGTCAGTCAGTTTAACGACATATTAAGCTGCAAAATAAATAAGCTCTATTTATAGCTTTGAGATTGGCTACATATATTTATAATAAAGGAGTGCCGCTAGCATTTATGGGTTCTATTGGAAGAGCAGAATCTCGCCATTCTTCATAACCACCATTAATAGCATATGCAGTAAAACCTTGTTTTCTGAAGAAGTCAGCTATTCTCTTACTTTCATTTTCCTTGCCTTTAGAAGTATAAATCAGATATTCTTTATCTTTTGGAAGTCTCATATATACTTCATGTGCAATTGTTTCAGGTAAATGAATTGCACCCATAATCTGATCACTATCTTCGGTATAAATTTCCTCAGATCTTGCATCAATTATATAAACATCATCTCCTGAGGTTATTTTCCTTACAGCTTCTTCTTTCGATATTAAATCTTCAGGCATGTCTAACCCCCTTATCATGCAACTATTTTAAAGAATTATTTATATAAAAATTAACATTTTTTCATAAGTGATTAATCACCTGTATGGATATAAGATTAATTAGTAATGTTATATATAGATCAACAAATAATATGCTACAATCTCCCAAACTGCCATCCTGAGGTGTCAGAGGCACTTTTTCAAGTCGTCAATCCTTCAGATAATACACACTGTCATCCTGAGGAGCGCAGCGACGTGAGGATCTTGCTTATGCACAACTTTAATGTGATTTTAAGGTTTAAATAGTGTATTGTATAGATTGCCACGGGCTAAAGCCCTCGCAATGACAGGAAGTACCTTTAACATATTAGGGACAGCGAAAACAATATAAAAAGTCTGAGCAATATCTCAGACTTTTTATTGTAATTATTCCTTAATTTATATTCTTTCTTCTCCTAGAAATGGTAATTTACAGGAAACTGCAGCAATTACTCTGTTTATGTCAGGACTACCTAATACAATTTCTAAAACCGTATTAGGGTTAATAATTACCATTTCAGTATATTCTGATGTTTCTTCATCAATAACCTGAAATTCTATAAAATCATGTCCAACATATTTTATCTTGCCGTATTCTCCAGAACTTCCCCATCGCATAAAAACTATCTGCTTTTCAAGCGATTTTAGCTTCTGCATTAAATACATATATCTCTTCTTCCTTGACTAAAATCTTAAAAAAGTACCTCTAATAATATTATGCCAAATTCTTACTGTTAAGTTAAATTCATAAGATAATTTTAATAATTTAAGTTAACAATTCAAATTCACTAACTAGTGTGAAATAATGCTTTTTATAAATTACTTATAAAATTTAAAATAATATAAACAGGAAGAAATTATGGAAGATAAATTAAATAAAGCTTTAGAACATTTTAATAAAGAAGAATATAATTCAGCAGTAAGTGAATTTATATCATTAATTGACGAAGATCCTGATAATCCCTACTTATATAATAACCTTGGAACAGTGTATTACAAGCTTGGTATGTTCGATAAAGCAATTGAATCTTACGAAAAAGCTATCAAAGTTAATCCAGATATACAAGGGATTTATCAGAATTTAGCAGATGTTTATTTATCTAAAGATGATACCCAAAGTGCTTTCATTGAGCTTGAGCACGCTATTATGATTAATCCTGATAATCCTGGACCAAGATATCATTATGCCAGCGTATTAATGCAGGATTTTCGGTTTGATTCTGCAGTAGATGAACTCGAAAAAGTCATAGAAAAAGCTCCAAATAATACTGACGCACATTATGATCTTGCAACAGCATATTTCCAAATCGGCAATTATACTAATGCAATAATTGAATATAAAAAAGTCCAGGAATTTATACCTGAGAATGCTGATCTTGACTATCATTTAGCTATAGCCTATGAGGCAAATAATCAAATAGATGAAGCTATTACAGAGTTTTCTAAAGCAGTCAAGCTAAATCCGGCTCACTTTCTTTCTTATAGGCAACTCGGTATATTATATGCCGCAAAGCAGGAATTTTCTGAAGCTGTGGAAAATTTTGAAAAGTACCTAAATCTCATTTCAGATCCTGAAGAAAAGGAAAAAATAGAAGCAATAATAAAAAGAATAAAGGCTTCAATGTAGAAACAAACACTATTTTAGAACTAAATTATGCTTTTTTCACTATAATTAGCAACTTTAGAGATAATTGGCCTGTATTTTCCATTATTACCAGGTAATATCTTTTCAGGATACTCAAATTTTACATTTATATCCATAGTATTAAGCATTTCATGCATTAATTCTCTTATGGTTTTCTCATTTTTCTCATTTAAATCACTTTCTGCCTCAATACTGATTATAAAGTCAGAAATATTCTCCTGAATAAGCTGGAATCTTCTTATGCCGTTTGTGGCATCAGTAAGATACCAGCCAAAAGTAATACCTGATACAATCTTTCCTGTAGGAGAAAGAATATTATCACTAGCTCTTCCGACTTTAAGCTCCATAACCGGATAAGGTAGACCACAATCACACTGCTTTAATGCTGGAATAGCTGTATCTCCAATTTCATATCTCAATAATGGCATGCCATATATATAAAGTGGTGTACATATTATTTTTTTAATATCGGAATTGCTATCAATATCTGCAAATTCAATCAGTACTTCATCAATATTTATGTGCATATTACCTTTTTTACATTCGTGAGCTATGCAAGGCACTTCTGAAGCTCCATATTGATCATACACAGGAGCGTTAAATGCCTGCGACATGATTTTTCTATCTTTAAGCACCTCGGCAGTTGAA from Candidatus Melainabacteria bacterium RIFOXYA2_FULL_32_9 harbors:
- a CDS encoding HNH endonuclease, with amino-acid sequence MNKVLLLNASYEPLNLCSWRRALVLLLKGKAEKVEAYESLISENIYVPSVIRLRYYVVVPYKELPFNRKNIMHRDNYTCQYCGKVSSSLTIDHIIPKSKGGKSTWENVVAACARCNSLKADKTLEESGLRLRKNPGRPKNYIRFELTKQSKELFNKWEKYIAS
- the tsf gene encoding elongation factor Ts (EF-Ts; functions during elongation stage of protein translation; forms a dimer; associates with EF-Tu-GDP complex and promotes exchange of GDP to GTP resulting in regeneration of the active form of EF-Tu); the protein is MSVSAEQVKELRDKTGAGFMDAKKALVENNGNMEKAAEYLRQKGIASAEKKMSRIAAEGLIGSYVHNGKIGVLVEVNCETDFVAKNDEFQQLVKDICLQIASSSPEYVSRDEIPQHTIEEEKRIESGKADLIGKPAEIIEKIVNGRVDKLMAERVLLEQTFVKDPSMTIEELIKSKIAKIGEKISIRRFTRYVLGEGLEKRKEDFAQEVMGQMKNA
- a CDS encoding 30S ribosomal protein S2, whose translation is MSVASMIELLEAGVHFGHQTRRWNPKMKKYIYGERNGIYIIDLQQTSQLLDEAYALVRDYAAKGKNIVFVGTKKQASEIVEEEAKRADAYYINRRWLGGTLTNFETIRSRINKLRELEEFKESGHFERLPKKEVSAMTRQLTKLSKSLGGIKTMRGMPDLIFIVDQKKELIAIQEANKIGIPIVGIVDTNCDPDAISYVIPGNDDAIRSIKLITGKMADAIIEGHQIRENAGREAVPEKTEEIKPEHAGVSAEELKDHAEEIREQSEQTPAEVQEEGNQEV